From Drosophila virilis strain 15010-1051.87 chromosome X, Dvir_AGI_RSII-ME, whole genome shotgun sequence, the proteins below share one genomic window:
- the LOC138911178 gene encoding uncharacterized protein, which yields MKWTQVNLNHCEAAQALLTQSIREINTDVAIICEPYKPIAGSGWVASKCGKAAIWSLKSPVQEVRAANDGFVRAKINGITVYSCYAPPSWELRQFQTMLEEISEDARNRAPLVIAGDFNAWAVEWGSKDHTARRVRGARLGPCKRRAGAHVLQGRDHRAVHFEIHGRGRRKQQPKTTGPKWKDNSLDEETYTDSLRHA from the exons ATGAAGTGGACACAGGTGAACCTCAACCACTGCGAGGCTGCTCAGGCCCTGCTGACACAATCAATACGGGAGATAAATACGGACGTCGCAATAATCTGCGAGCCATACAAGCCTATCGCTGGAAGTGGCTGGGTGGCAAGTAAATGTGGAAAAGCGGCCATTTGGTCTCTCAAATCCCCGGTCCAGGAGGTCAGAGCAGCAAACGACGGATTCGTGAGAGCAAAAATTAATGGAATCACCGTTTACAGTTGCTACGCACCCCCAAGCTGGGAACTGCGGCAATTTCAGACCATGCTGGAAGAAATTTCAGAAGACGCTCGCAATAGAGCTCCTCTCGTCATAGCCGGTGACTTTAACGCCTGGGCCGTGGAATGGGGAAGCAAGGACCACACTGCTAGAAGAGTTCGCGGCGCTAGACTTGGGCCTTGCAAACGACGGGCAGGAGCTCACGTACTGCAAGGCCG CGACCACCGAGCAGTGCATTTCGAGATCCACGGGAGAGGACGAAGAAAACAGCAGCCCAAAACAACAGGCCCCAAATGGAAggacaacagcctagacgaggaaacctacacggactccctacgtcatgcttaa